A single Mytilus trossulus isolate FHL-02 chromosome 12, PNRI_Mtr1.1.1.hap1, whole genome shotgun sequence DNA region contains:
- the LOC134692128 gene encoding tumor necrosis factor receptor superfamily member 11B-like gives MLLRLLLSLSLVFLFIKASLASTEAVIQTSTGLHHIEAEIRFLYRHKRTFKTNFGSQSTYTATNGLTCLVCPPGFYRKSDCTTNSTIAVCEPCKDRHYNNQYNIATSCAQCSAYCIDKNAVPETTCNATADMTCRCKDGYFNHSKGSGEWICLQHSPCQPGTELRNTGTPEHNTVCNMCENGTFSPNMSLTAKCLPCSTCDGDRKIHKACNEKTDVICSSHDTTPIVNIVVAVVITFIAIAVIVIAVVCLHRKGKLSIYKTSGKTDGDDKPYVGIDLNENTINERKELCNPQDEFEIEICSIPQKSHNQTDDPIQNGVTWSQLFSEVSANIRLADSIWIDFLRKLFSKVYPNVEEIDNKIDENVINHKHDGVKEQIYRCLVAWKKKAADDACLEDILQALDKCRMQEFSGQLRLKYASLYRRTDIAEADDYLREQD, from the exons ATGCTTTTGAGGTTGCTGTTGTCTCTGAGTTTAGTTTTTCTATTCATTAAAGCAAGCCTAGCGTCAACTGAAGCGGTTATTCAAACAAGTACAGGATTGCATCATATAGAAGCGGAAATTCGTTTTCTCTACAGACATAAACGgacattcaaaacaaattttggttcACAATCAACATACACAGCTACAAATGGTCTGACATGTCTCGTCTGTCCTCCTGGTTTTTACAGAAAATCTGACTGCACAACAAATAGTACAATAGCAGTATGTGAGCCATGTAAGGATAGACATTACAATAACCAGTATAATATAGCAACTAGCTGTGCTCAATGTAGTGCTTACTGTATTGACAAGAATGCAGTACCGGAAACCACGTGTAACGCCACTGCTGATATGACTTGTCGTTGTAAGGATGgctatttcaatcattcaaagGGTAGTGGTGAATGGATATGTTTACAACATAGTCCTTGCCAACCTGGAACAGAACTTAGGAATACAG GAACACCTGAACACAATACAGTATGCAACATGTGTGAGAACGGAACGTTTTCTCCTAATATGTCATTAACAGCTAAATGTTTGCCATGTTCGACCTGTGATGGTGATCGAAAAATTCATAAAGCCTGTAATGAAAAAACTGACGTTATATGTTCTTCACACG ATACGACGCCAATAGTAAACATAGTTGTGGCTGTAGTTATAACGTTTATAGCGATAGCTGTTATAGTTATAGCTGTGGTGTGTCTTCACAGAAAGGGGAAACTAAGCATTTACAAAACGTCCGG GAAAACAGATGGAGATGATAAGCCTTATGTCGGAATAGACTTAAACGAAAACACAATCAATGAACGAAAAGAATTGTGCAATCCTCAAGATGAATTTGAAATCGAAATATGCTCTATACCACAAAAAAGCCACAATCAAACAG ACGACCCAATCCAAAATGGGGTTACATGGAGTCAGTTATTCTCGGAAGTTTCTGCTAATATACGCCTTGCGGATTCCATCTGGATTGATTTCTTGAGAAAACTGTTCA GTAAAGTATATCCAAATGTTGAAGAAATAGATAACAAAATAGATGAAAATGTCATAAACCATAAACACGACGGAGTAAAGGAACAAATATACCGATGTTTAGTTGCCTGGAAGAAAAAAGCTGCCGATGACGCTTGCCTTGAAGATATACTACAAGCTTTAGACAAATGCCGCATGCAAGAATTCAGCggtcaattaagattgaaataTGCATCACTTTATCGTAGGACAGATATAGCTGAAGCTGATGATTATCTTAGAGAACAAGACTAA